Proteins encoded together in one Mycobacterium sp. MS1601 window:
- a CDS encoding ParA family protein: MGTHVLAVANQKGGVAKTTTVASLGAAIVESGKRVLLVDLDPQGCLTFSLGQDPDKLAVSVHEVLLGDIEPGAALVQTEEGMTLLPANIDLAGAEAMLLMRAGREYALKRALAKVADDFDVVIIDCPPSLGVLTLNGLTAAGEVMVPLQCETLAHRGVGQFLRTVSDVQQITNSDLTLLGALPTLYDSRTTHSRDVLLDVADRYDLPVLAPPIPRTVRFAEASASGASVIAGRKNKGAVAYRELADSLLRYWKSGRKLPTFTPEI, translated from the coding sequence GTGGGGACACACGTGTTGGCTGTGGCCAACCAAAAGGGCGGGGTGGCCAAGACCACGACGGTGGCATCGCTGGGGGCGGCGATCGTCGAGAGTGGGAAGCGGGTGCTGCTGGTCGACCTGGACCCGCAGGGCTGCCTGACCTTCTCGCTGGGGCAGGACCCGGACAAGCTGGCCGTCTCGGTGCACGAGGTGCTGCTCGGCGATATCGAGCCCGGCGCCGCCCTGGTGCAGACCGAAGAAGGCATGACGCTGCTGCCCGCCAACATCGACCTGGCCGGCGCCGAGGCGATGCTGTTGATGCGCGCCGGCCGCGAGTACGCACTCAAACGCGCCCTGGCCAAGGTCGCCGACGACTTTGACGTGGTGATCATCGACTGCCCGCCGTCACTGGGTGTGCTGACCCTCAACGGACTCACCGCCGCCGGCGAGGTGATGGTGCCGCTGCAGTGTGAGACGCTCGCGCATCGCGGTGTGGGGCAGTTCCTGCGCACGGTGTCCGACGTCCAGCAGATCACCAACTCCGACCTGACACTGCTGGGCGCGTTGCCCACGCTGTACGACTCGCGCACCACCCACAGCCGCGACGTGCTGCTCGACGTCGCCGACCGCTACGACTTGCCGGTGCTGGCCCCGCCGATCCCGCGGACCGTCCGGTTCGCCGAGGCGAGTGCCTCCGGTGCCTCGGTGATCGCTGGCCGCAAGAACAAGGGAGCCGTGGCCTACCGTGAGCTCGCCGACAGCCTGCTGAGGTACTGGAAGTCGGGACGGAAGCTGCCGACGTTCACCCCGGAGATCTAG
- a CDS encoding ferritin-like fold-containing protein, which produces MSSTQPAAGSGELAPSEPAAALTADHPGVNELFALLAYGEVAAFYRLTEEARMAPHLNGRISMARMAAAEMGHYELLREALERRGVDVVPAMARYASALENYHRLTTPSTWLEALVKTYVGDALAADFYLEIAGVLPAEIADVVRGVLSETGHSQFVVDEVRAAVAASDRQRSRLALWSRRLLGEAITQAQYVLADRDELVDLVLASTGGLGQMSGFFDRLQRTHADRMSELGLS; this is translated from the coding sequence ATGAGCTCGACGCAGCCCGCCGCGGGGTCCGGTGAACTGGCTCCCAGTGAGCCTGCCGCGGCGTTGACCGCCGATCATCCGGGTGTCAACGAGTTGTTCGCACTACTGGCTTACGGGGAAGTGGCCGCGTTCTACCGGCTCACCGAAGAGGCGCGGATGGCGCCTCATCTCAATGGCCGAATCAGCATGGCCCGCATGGCGGCCGCGGAGATGGGCCACTACGAGCTGCTGCGGGAAGCGTTGGAGCGCCGCGGAGTGGACGTGGTGCCCGCGATGGCGCGGTATGCCTCTGCGCTGGAGAACTACCACCGGTTGACCACACCGAGTACGTGGCTCGAGGCGTTGGTCAAGACGTATGTGGGCGATGCGCTGGCCGCCGACTTCTACCTCGAGATTGCTGGTGTGCTGCCTGCCGAGATCGCCGATGTGGTGCGTGGTGTGCTCTCGGAAACTGGGCATTCACAGTTCGTGGTGGACGAGGTGCGCGCCGCGGTGGCTGCCAGCGACAGACAGCGCAGCCGTCTGGCGCTGTGGTCGCGGCGGCTGTTGGGGGAGGCCATCACGCAGGCGCAGTACGTCCTGGCCGACCGTGACGAGCTGGTGGATCTGGTGTTGGCCAGCACCGGTGGTCTCGGTCAGATGTCCGGGTTTTTCGACCGGTTGCAGCGCACCCATGCCGACCGCATGAGCGAGCTCGGCTTGAGCTGA
- a CDS encoding diacylglycerol/lipid kinase family protein, giving the protein MRAVLIVNPNATSTTPAGRDLLAHALESRTRLTVEHTNHRGHAIEIGEQAAADGVDVVIVHGGDGTVNEVVNGLLGKPGPLPLHPVPAIGVVPGGSANVFARSLGIPQDPTDATNLLVDLLSDYQRTRTWRRIGLMDCGERWGVFTAGMGVDGEVVAAVEARRRKHTGVTAMRYISAAVPAVLRSARREPQLTLQVDGQEPVSGVHFVFVSNSSPWTYANKRPVWTNPDTTFDTGLGVFATTSMSVWRNLGLVRQMLAKRPKLAAKHLIRDDDAAWVRVISDTPVASQVDGDYIGLRDQMTFRSVPDALAVVAPQL; this is encoded by the coding sequence GTGCGCGCCGTGCTGATCGTGAACCCGAATGCGACCTCGACGACGCCTGCCGGCCGTGACCTGCTGGCACACGCGCTGGAGAGCCGAACCCGGCTGACGGTCGAACACACCAACCACCGCGGCCACGCCATCGAGATCGGCGAGCAGGCCGCCGCCGACGGTGTGGACGTGGTGATCGTGCATGGCGGCGACGGCACGGTGAACGAAGTGGTGAACGGGCTGCTGGGCAAGCCGGGTCCGCTTCCTTTGCATCCGGTTCCCGCGATCGGCGTGGTGCCAGGCGGGTCGGCCAACGTGTTCGCCCGGTCGCTGGGCATTCCGCAGGACCCGACCGACGCCACCAATCTGCTGGTGGACTTGCTCAGCGACTACCAGCGCACCCGTACCTGGCGCCGTATCGGCCTGATGGACTGCGGGGAGCGGTGGGGGGTGTTCACCGCCGGGATGGGCGTCGACGGCGAGGTGGTGGCAGCCGTGGAGGCGCGGCGCAGAAAGCACACCGGAGTCACGGCCATGCGCTACATCAGCGCCGCGGTGCCTGCCGTCCTCAGAAGCGCGCGTCGCGAACCTCAGCTGACGTTGCAGGTCGACGGGCAGGAGCCGGTCTCGGGCGTGCATTTCGTGTTCGTCTCGAATTCCAGCCCCTGGACCTATGCCAACAAACGCCCCGTCTGGACCAACCCCGACACCACCTTCGATACCGGCCTCGGGGTGTTTGCCACCACCAGCATGAGCGTGTGGCGCAATCTGGGGCTGGTGCGCCAGATGCTGGCAAAGCGCCCCAAACTCGCCGCCAAGCACCTGATCCGCGACGACGACGCGGCGTGGGTGCGGGTGATCAGCGACACTCCGGTGGCCAGTCAGGTCGACGGCGACTACATCGGCCTTCGTGACCAGATGACGTTCCGATCGGTTCCGGACGCGCTTGCAGTGGTGGCTCCGCAACTTTGA
- a CDS encoding acid phosphatase, with product MSVGMHRLVLLRHGETEWSKSGQHTSTTDLELTENGREQAELAALALDHLGLANPIVFSSPRRRALDTAALAGLTVDEVTPLLSEWDYGDYEGITTHDIRKNVPGWLLWTYGCPGGESVDQVSMRADQAVNLALENLADRDVVFVGHGHFSRSVVTRWVEQPLREGARYGFGPASVAVCGFDYGLRQLKSLGLTAHREPVTS from the coding sequence GTGAGCGTGGGCATGCATCGGTTGGTACTGCTTCGGCACGGCGAAACCGAATGGTCGAAGTCCGGACAGCACACCAGCACCACCGACCTGGAGCTCACCGAGAACGGTCGCGAACAGGCCGAGCTGGCAGCGTTGGCACTGGACCATCTGGGGTTGGCCAACCCGATCGTGTTCTCCAGTCCGCGGCGGCGGGCGTTGGACACCGCAGCGTTGGCGGGGCTGACAGTCGACGAGGTGACTCCGCTGCTGTCGGAGTGGGATTACGGCGACTACGAGGGCATCACCACACATGACATCCGCAAGAACGTACCGGGCTGGCTGCTGTGGACCTACGGCTGCCCGGGCGGCGAGAGCGTCGACCAGGTGAGCATGCGCGCCGATCAGGCGGTGAACCTGGCGCTCGAGAACCTGGCCGACCGCGACGTGGTGTTCGTCGGGCACGGACACTTCTCCCGGTCGGTGGTGACCCGGTGGGTGGAGCAGCCGCTGCGCGAGGGAGCCCGCTACGGCTTCGGGCCCGCCTCGGTGGCGGTGTGCGGCTTCGACTACGGCCTGCGTCAACTGAAGTCGCTGGGGCTGACCGCCCACCGTGAACCGGTCACGTCGTGA
- a CDS encoding DUF3107 domain-containing protein has protein sequence MEVKIGVTDSPREIVFISAATPDALEKQVTSALTAGDGVLSLTDEKGRRFLIQAARVAYVELGAADSRRVGFGVGSGPVTPPITNE, from the coding sequence GTGGAGGTCAAGATCGGTGTCACGGACAGCCCGCGCGAGATTGTGTTCATCAGCGCGGCGACACCCGATGCGCTGGAGAAGCAGGTGACCAGCGCGCTGACGGCGGGCGACGGGGTGCTGAGCCTCACCGATGAGAAGGGCCGTCGGTTCCTGATCCAGGCCGCTCGGGTGGCCTACGTCGAACTGGGCGCCGCGGACAGTCGTCGGGTCGGCTTCGGTGTCGGCAGTGGTCCGGTGACGCCGCCGATCACGAACGAGTAA
- the aroQ gene encoding type II 3-dehydroquinate dehydratase: MTERRLLLVNGPNLNLLGTRQPEIYGSTTLAQIEQAVTDLAGQHGFTVRAVQSNHEGDLIDAIHAARADCVGIIINPGAYTHTSVAIADALTGVELPAVEVHLSNIHKREEFRHHSYISPVAEMVVAGAGPLGYEMAVRFLADRL; encoded by the coding sequence GTGACAGAACGCCGCCTGCTGCTCGTGAACGGGCCCAACCTCAACCTGCTGGGCACCCGGCAGCCGGAGATCTACGGATCGACCACTCTCGCGCAGATCGAACAGGCGGTCACCGACCTGGCCGGTCAGCACGGGTTCACGGTGCGCGCGGTGCAGAGCAATCATGAGGGCGATCTGATCGATGCCATCCACGCCGCCCGAGCCGACTGTGTTGGCATCATCATCAACCCCGGTGCCTACACCCACACGTCGGTGGCCATCGCCGACGCGCTGACCGGCGTCGAACTCCCGGCGGTCGAGGTACACCTGAGCAACATCCACAAGCGAGAGGAGTTCCGGCACCATTCCTACATCTCGCCGGTGGCGGAGATGGTGGTGGCGGGAGCAGGGCCGCTGGGGTATGAGATGGCCGTGCGGTTCCTGGCGGACAGGCTGTGA
- a CDS encoding DEAD/DEAH box helicase: protein MTVIPKTFADLGVREEIVRALAEQGKSHPFAIQELTLPMAMAGDDLIGQARTGMGKTLAFGVPLLHKITSDAGRPLTGAPRALVVVPTRELCIQVFGDLAGAAKHLQVGDRALSVVSIYGGRPYEAQIESLRNGADVVVGTPGRLLDLAQQGHLQLGGLSVLVLDEADEMLDLGFLPDIERILRLTPDSRQAMLFSATMPDPIITLARTFMNQPTHIRAESAASSATHDSTEQFVYRAHALDKVEMVARILQAEGRGATMIFTRTKRTAQKVSDELAERGFKVGAVHGDLGQIAREKALKSFRTGAIDVLVATDVAARGIDIDDITHVINYQIPDDEQAYVHRIGRTGRAGKTGIAVTLVDWDELPRWTMIDKALGLDTPDPSETYSSSPHLYDELHIPTSATGTVGTPQKVSSKRPERKPRASEGAEDSGADTPRTRTRSRRRTRGGQTATGHVEQVSDDSNAGPDSGQTTEADAPAKRRRRRRPRKSSGTTEAPVTDAPVSAG from the coding sequence ATGACTGTCATCCCCAAAACCTTCGCCGACCTGGGCGTTCGCGAAGAAATCGTTCGTGCGCTCGCTGAGCAGGGCAAATCCCATCCGTTCGCCATCCAGGAGCTGACGCTCCCGATGGCCATGGCCGGCGACGACCTGATCGGCCAGGCCCGCACCGGCATGGGCAAGACCCTGGCCTTCGGCGTCCCGCTGCTGCACAAGATCACCAGCGACGCCGGCCGCCCCCTGACCGGCGCTCCCCGAGCACTGGTTGTCGTCCCCACCCGCGAGCTGTGTATCCAGGTTTTCGGTGACCTCGCCGGCGCCGCCAAGCATCTGCAGGTGGGTGACCGCGCGCTGTCGGTGGTCTCCATCTACGGCGGTCGCCCCTACGAGGCCCAGATCGAGTCACTGCGCAACGGCGCCGACGTCGTGGTGGGCACCCCCGGGCGACTCCTCGACCTGGCCCAGCAGGGTCACCTGCAGCTCGGCGGACTGTCGGTGCTGGTACTCGACGAAGCCGACGAGATGCTGGACCTGGGCTTCCTGCCCGATATCGAACGCATTCTGCGGCTGACCCCGGACAGCAGGCAGGCCATGCTGTTCTCGGCGACCATGCCGGACCCGATCATCACACTGGCCCGCACCTTCATGAACCAGCCGACGCACATCCGGGCAGAATCCGCTGCGTCATCAGCCACTCACGACAGCACCGAGCAGTTCGTCTACCGGGCGCACGCGCTCGACAAAGTCGAGATGGTGGCCCGCATTCTGCAGGCCGAGGGCCGCGGCGCCACGATGATCTTCACCCGCACCAAGCGCACCGCGCAGAAGGTGTCCGACGAGCTCGCCGAACGCGGATTCAAGGTCGGCGCCGTACACGGCGACCTGGGTCAGATCGCACGTGAAAAGGCACTCAAGAGCTTTCGCACCGGCGCCATCGACGTGCTGGTGGCCACCGACGTGGCGGCCCGCGGTATCGACATCGACGACATCACCCACGTGATCAACTACCAGATCCCCGATGACGAGCAGGCCTACGTGCACCGCATCGGCCGCACGGGTCGCGCGGGTAAAACCGGTATCGCCGTCACCCTCGTCGACTGGGACGAGCTGCCACGCTGGACCATGATCGACAAGGCGCTCGGCCTGGACACACCGGATCCGTCCGAGACCTACTCCAGCTCCCCGCACCTCTACGACGAGCTGCACATCCCGACCTCCGCCACCGGCACCGTCGGCACCCCGCAGAAGGTGTCGTCGAAGCGACCGGAACGCAAGCCCCGCGCCTCCGAGGGCGCCGAGGACAGTGGCGCCGACACACCGCGCACCCGGACCCGCAGCCGTCGCCGCACCCGCGGAGGACAGACCGCGACCGGTCACGTCGAGCAGGTGAGTGACGACAGCAACGCCGGACCCGACTCCGGACAAACGACCGAGGCAGACGCGCCGGCCAAGCGCCGTCGCCGCCGTCGTCCCCGCAAGTCCTCGGGCACCACCGAGGCTCCGGTCACCGACGCTCCAGTCAGTGCCGGCTGA
- a CDS encoding GAP family protein, translated as MTALVLALLGLAVLDSLNVLNIGVVSAIVYDSRLNRRSPVPGGLSYIFGVFTVLTAFGIATVLGLSFLTDMLDIELTPTLRYRGELLVGLVLIGLAFFPLVAQTSAPGWAMGAMGTMRRRPWLLAFVGFAVGLGQAPTAVPYLTGLAMIAALDPRPELWPLLIVGYCLVTALPSTSVLALSTMRNQRAQRAQRWVVRNVTRYGPIGVRVLFLVAGVALVADAAIHHSALW; from the coding sequence ATGACAGCCCTTGTCCTGGCGCTGCTCGGCCTCGCCGTGCTGGATTCGCTCAACGTGCTCAACATCGGCGTCGTCTCGGCGATCGTCTACGACAGCCGGCTCAACCGCCGCTCCCCCGTCCCCGGCGGCCTGAGCTACATCTTCGGGGTCTTCACCGTGTTGACGGCGTTCGGCATCGCCACTGTGTTGGGCCTGAGCTTCCTGACCGACATGCTGGACATCGAACTCACCCCGACCCTGCGTTATCGCGGCGAACTGCTTGTCGGTCTGGTGCTGATCGGCCTGGCCTTCTTCCCGCTGGTGGCCCAGACGTCGGCCCCTGGCTGGGCGATGGGCGCCATGGGGACGATGCGCCGACGTCCGTGGCTGCTCGCCTTTGTCGGGTTCGCCGTCGGGCTGGGGCAGGCTCCAACCGCGGTGCCGTATCTGACCGGTCTGGCGATGATCGCCGCTCTGGACCCGCGGCCTGAGCTGTGGCCGTTGCTGATCGTCGGCTACTGCCTGGTGACCGCACTGCCGTCGACGTCGGTGCTGGCGCTGTCGACGATGCGCAACCAGCGGGCCCAACGGGCACAACGCTGGGTGGTACGCAACGTCACCCGTTACGGACCGATCGGCGTGCGGGTGTTGTTCCTGGTGGCCGGCGTCGCGTTGGTGGCCGACGCCGCCATCCACCACTCCGCACTCTGGTGA
- a CDS encoding Rv3212 family protein has product MVRPERRTRGDVIAALAIAVVVALTAGVIWWTSDARATLSRPADSVSSAPPAAEAVPTGLRELWSAPSPYTTVPVIAAGTVMTGDGSTMDGRDPVTGAVRWSYTRSDRELCGVTWVYNYAVAVYPDDRGCGQVSTVDAATGKRGPARSGVASPHVDLSADGTTVLSVGGSRFELWRSDMVRVIGFGEVDARVKPVHVGTGDGCALLSAAADDDAVSVLRFCPGETDVKLSLVRASDEDDEPEVRDVPEPGVLADSGAQVLAVSGTTTAVYLPVPEPRVSVVDDTGNEIGDYPLPEPASAAFPEGTVSKTGDLITWWTGDAVMVFSSTNIEYRYTIRRSESEVPLGPGVMMAEKLLVPVTGGIGVYDPETGAPERVIPVERPPADTAVVPAVVGDILLEQRGRTLVALGQ; this is encoded by the coding sequence GTGGTCAGACCTGAGCGCCGGACCAGGGGCGATGTCATCGCCGCTCTGGCCATCGCCGTAGTGGTGGCATTGACTGCGGGCGTCATCTGGTGGACCAGCGATGCCCGCGCCACCCTCAGCCGTCCCGCCGACAGCGTGTCCAGCGCGCCGCCGGCCGCCGAGGCGGTTCCCACCGGACTACGGGAGTTGTGGTCGGCACCCAGCCCGTACACGACTGTCCCGGTGATCGCCGCGGGCACCGTGATGACCGGTGACGGCTCCACCATGGACGGCCGCGACCCGGTGACGGGAGCCGTTCGCTGGAGCTACACCCGCAGCGACCGTGAACTGTGTGGAGTCACCTGGGTGTACAACTACGCCGTGGCGGTCTATCCGGACGACAGGGGTTGCGGGCAGGTCAGCACGGTCGATGCGGCCACCGGAAAACGCGGGCCCGCGCGGTCCGGTGTCGCCAGCCCCCATGTCGATCTGTCCGCCGATGGGACCACGGTGCTCTCGGTCGGCGGGTCCCGCTTCGAACTGTGGCGCTCGGACATGGTGCGGGTGATCGGCTTCGGCGAGGTGGACGCCCGCGTCAAGCCCGTCCACGTCGGTACCGGTGACGGCTGCGCGCTGCTGTCGGCGGCCGCAGACGACGACGCGGTGTCCGTGCTGCGGTTCTGCCCCGGCGAAACCGACGTCAAACTGTCGCTGGTGCGCGCCTCCGACGAAGACGACGAACCCGAGGTCCGCGACGTCCCCGAACCGGGCGTCCTGGCCGACTCCGGAGCCCAGGTGCTGGCGGTGTCCGGCACCACCACCGCCGTCTACCTGCCGGTGCCCGAACCCCGCGTCTCCGTCGTCGACGACACCGGCAACGAGATCGGCGACTACCCGCTGCCCGAACCGGCCTCAGCAGCCTTCCCGGAAGGAACGGTGTCCAAGACCGGCGACCTGATCACCTGGTGGACCGGCGATGCCGTGATGGTGTTCTCCAGCACCAACATCGAGTACCGCTACACCATCAGGCGCTCGGAATCGGAGGTGCCCTTGGGACCCGGAGTGATGATGGCGGAGAAACTGCTGGTGCCCGTCACCGGCGGGATCGGGGTCTACGACCCGGAGACCGGCGCCCCCGAGCGCGTCATTCCTGTCGAGCGTCCACCAGCCGATACCGCAGTGGTGCCCGCCGTCGTCGGCGACATCCTGCTGGAACAGCGCGGCCGCACGCTGGTGGCGCTGGGCCAGTAA
- a CDS encoding DUF3152 domain-containing protein — MTFDPGRRGPSRAPVVHSEWREPLRAQRDPLAEDSGRARSNRDERQQWRKQTWLGRFISTYGWRAYALPILMVVTVLVVYQTITGTETQTPAAVEEPVQGPPTIGVESTAIIGAPPKGLTQFDANLPTGILPAGGPFTEAGANTWHVVPGTEPQVGQGTAKVFTYTVEVEDGLDTTSFGGDDGFAQMVSQTLSNPKSWVHNPQFAFVRTDATSTVEPDFRVSLTSPMTIRQGCGYEIQIETSCFNPAYSPSPGAAPQPRVFINEARWVRGAVPFQGDVGSYRQYLINHEVGHAIGYQQHEPCPGNGDLAPIMMQQTFSTSNNDNTLFDPGAIPANGLTCRFNPWPYPIA, encoded by the coding sequence GTGACCTTCGACCCAGGGCGTCGCGGGCCCAGTCGTGCACCTGTGGTGCACAGCGAGTGGCGCGAGCCGCTGCGTGCCCAGCGTGATCCGTTGGCCGAGGATTCCGGACGGGCTCGGTCCAACCGCGACGAACGTCAGCAGTGGCGCAAGCAGACCTGGCTCGGACGCTTCATCTCCACCTATGGGTGGCGCGCTTACGCGCTGCCGATCCTCATGGTGGTCACGGTGTTGGTGGTCTACCAGACCATCACTGGAACCGAGACGCAGACGCCGGCAGCCGTGGAGGAACCGGTGCAGGGGCCGCCCACCATCGGTGTCGAATCCACCGCCATCATCGGTGCTCCGCCGAAGGGCCTGACGCAGTTCGACGCCAACCTGCCCACCGGGATCCTGCCCGCGGGCGGTCCCTTCACCGAGGCCGGGGCCAACACCTGGCATGTGGTGCCGGGGACCGAGCCGCAGGTGGGGCAGGGCACCGCGAAGGTCTTCACCTACACCGTCGAAGTCGAGGACGGCCTGGACACCACGTCGTTCGGTGGTGATGACGGATTCGCCCAGATGGTCAGCCAGACCTTGTCGAATCCCAAGAGCTGGGTGCACAATCCGCAGTTCGCGTTCGTCCGCACCGACGCCACGTCGACGGTGGAACCCGACTTCCGAGTCTCGCTGACGTCGCCGATGACCATCCGACAGGGCTGCGGTTACGAGATCCAGATCGAGACGTCCTGCTTCAACCCGGCCTACAGCCCCAGCCCCGGTGCCGCCCCCCAGCCGCGCGTGTTCATCAACGAGGCGCGGTGGGTGCGCGGCGCGGTGCCCTTCCAGGGGGACGTCGGGTCCTACCGGCAGTACCTGATCAACCATGAGGTCGGTCATGCCATCGGCTACCAGCAACACGAGCCCTGCCCGGGCAACGGCGATCTGGCGCCCATCATGATGCAGCAGACGTTCTCCACCTCTAACAACGACAACACCCTGTTCGACCCTGGGGCCATTCCCGCCAACGGCCTGACGTGCCGGTTCAACCCCTGGCCGTATCCCATCGCCTGA
- a CDS encoding isochorismate synthase gives MSRDFSDPSFVLSGPTGTVLACGVHTGFSDVAAADAALRSGEVPIVLGALPFDITGPAALHSPDDVVFTEALPEWATHDAGAVRVQETVPDAAAHRARVADAVARLRNPNSTLHKVVLARAIRMSSESGWDPRTVLTRLRAADPAAYAYLADLTPAGGQYAGTALVGASPELLVARFGDQVRCRPFAGSAARSADPAVDRANGAALAESGKNRFEHRLVVDAIRDALAPLCTSLDVDAEPQLHHTDALWHLSTRVTGTLSEKSITALDLALALHPTPAVGGHPTAEATATIAEIEGQRGFYAGATGWCDADGNGRWVVSIRCAQLSADRRTAVAHSGGGIVADSDPDDELDETTTKFHTIMTGLGAEHE, from the coding sequence GTGAGCCGCGACTTCAGCGACCCTTCCTTCGTATTGTCCGGTCCCACCGGCACAGTGCTCGCCTGCGGAGTGCACACCGGATTCTCCGACGTGGCCGCCGCCGACGCCGCACTACGGTCCGGCGAGGTGCCAATTGTGCTGGGCGCGTTACCTTTCGACATCACCGGCCCCGCCGCCCTGCACTCTCCCGACGATGTGGTGTTCACTGAGGCGCTGCCCGAGTGGGCAACACACGATGCAGGTGCGGTGCGAGTACAGGAGACCGTCCCTGACGCAGCGGCGCACCGCGCTCGGGTGGCCGACGCGGTGGCGCGGCTGCGCAATCCCAACTCGACGTTGCACAAAGTGGTGCTGGCGCGTGCCATCCGGATGAGCTCCGAGTCCGGGTGGGATCCGCGGACGGTGCTCACCCGACTGCGGGCCGCCGACCCGGCGGCCTACGCCTACCTGGCCGACCTGACACCGGCAGGCGGACAGTACGCCGGCACCGCTCTGGTGGGCGCCAGCCCCGAGCTGCTGGTGGCACGCTTCGGAGATCAGGTGCGCTGCAGGCCTTTTGCGGGTTCGGCGGCGCGCTCTGCCGATCCTGCGGTTGATCGCGCCAACGGTGCGGCGCTGGCGGAGTCCGGCAAGAACCGCTTCGAACACCGACTGGTGGTAGACGCCATCCGCGACGCCTTGGCCCCGCTGTGCACCAGCCTGGACGTCGACGCAGAGCCGCAACTGCACCACACCGACGCCCTGTGGCATCTGAGCACCAGAGTCACCGGCACGTTGAGCGAAAAGTCCATCACAGCATTGGACCTGGCGCTGGCACTGCATCCGACGCCGGCGGTCGGCGGGCACCCCACCGCCGAGGCGACGGCCACCATCGCCGAGATCGAAGGTCAGCGGGGCTTCTACGCGGGAGCGACGGGCTGGTGTGACGCCGACGGCAACGGACGGTGGGTGGTGTCGATCCGGTGCGCGCAACTGTCGGCAGATCGCCGCACCGCGGTGGCGCACTCCGGTGGCGGAATCGTCGCCGACTCCGACCCCGACGACGAACTCGACGAAACCACAACCAAATTCCACACCATCATGACGGGATTGGGAGCAGAACATGAGTGA
- a CDS encoding TetR/AcrR family transcriptional regulator, whose product MSELANSTRRRGVNASEGDRPTTTRRGSRLPRDERRGQLLVAASEVFVDRGYHAAGMDEIADRAGVSKPVLYQHFSSKLELYLAVLAQHVDNMVSSVRQALRTTTDNRLRVRAAVQAFFEFIEQDGQGYRLIFENDYVTEPQVSLQVKVATEACTDAVFDLISHDSGLEPHRARMIAVGLVSISVDSARYWLDNDRPISREDAIEGTVQFIWGGLSHVPLTRS is encoded by the coding sequence ATGAGCGAGCTCGCCAATTCGACACGACGGCGGGGCGTCAATGCGTCCGAGGGAGACCGACCAACGACCACCAGGCGCGGCAGCAGGCTTCCCCGCGACGAACGTCGCGGACAGCTACTGGTCGCCGCCAGTGAGGTCTTCGTGGACCGCGGCTACCACGCCGCGGGCATGGATGAAATCGCCGACCGTGCCGGGGTCAGCAAACCTGTTCTCTACCAGCATTTCTCGAGCAAACTCGAGCTGTACCTCGCGGTACTGGCCCAACATGTGGACAACATGGTGTCCAGCGTGCGCCAGGCGCTGCGCACCACCACCGACAACCGCCTCCGGGTGCGGGCCGCTGTGCAGGCGTTCTTCGAGTTCATCGAGCAGGACGGCCAGGGCTACCGGCTGATCTTCGAGAACGATTACGTGACCGAACCGCAGGTATCGCTGCAGGTGAAGGTGGCCACCGAGGCGTGCACCGACGCGGTGTTCGACCTCATCAGCCACGACTCCGGACTGGAGCCGCACCGGGCCCGGATGATCGCCGTAGGCCTGGTGAGCATCAGCGTCGACTCAGCGCGTTACTGGCTCGACAACGACCGCCCCATTTCCCGGGAAGACGCCATCGAAGGCACCGTCCAGTTCATCTGGGGCGGTCTGTCGCACGTGCCTCTTACTCGTTCGTGA
- a CDS encoding GNAT family N-acetyltransferase has product MSEVIRRAVPGDETEIVAMIHELAEFEKAAEECTVTADQLRTALFADQPTVHAHIVEVDGQAAATALWFLNFSTWDGVAGIYLEDLFVRPAFRRRGLAVTLLSELARECVQHGYTRLSWAVLNWNANAIALYDGVGGKPQDEWTTYRVSGPKLVELASKS; this is encoded by the coding sequence ATGAGTGAAGTGATCCGCCGGGCCGTACCGGGTGACGAGACCGAGATCGTGGCGATGATCCACGAACTGGCCGAGTTCGAGAAAGCTGCGGAGGAATGCACGGTCACGGCAGACCAGTTGCGCACCGCGTTGTTCGCCGATCAGCCGACAGTGCACGCACACATCGTCGAGGTGGACGGTCAGGCCGCCGCCACCGCGCTGTGGTTCCTGAACTTCTCCACCTGGGACGGCGTGGCCGGCATCTATCTCGAAGACCTGTTCGTACGTCCGGCTTTTCGTCGCCGGGGGCTGGCGGTGACACTGCTGTCCGAACTTGCCCGTGAGTGCGTCCAACACGGTTACACCCGGCTGAGCTGGGCGGTGCTGAACTGGAATGCCAACGCCATCGCACTGTATGACGGCGTGGGCGGCAAACCCCAGGATGAGTGGACCACCTATCGGGTGTCCGGCCCGAAGCTGGTGGAACTGGCCTCGAAGTCCTGA